In a single window of the Coprothermobacter proteolyticus DSM 5265 genome:
- the thiE gene encoding thiamine phosphate synthase translates to MVTKEQLKEKLKLYVILDRKLGNGVPLRQQAQLAIAGGATAIQLRDKEMKGRDYYQAALVIKDVCKENNVLFIVNDRLDVALAAEADGVHLGQEDLPLHAAKKLAPPGFIIGISAVNVEQAKLAEKGGADYLGVGDVFGTASKPDAKLTGVDMLKMICQSTSLPCVAIGGINVNNAKIVLDAGAIGIAVISAVVSQKDITGAAKALRELIP, encoded by the coding sequence ATGGTTACAAAGGAACAGCTCAAAGAAAAGTTAAAACTGTATGTCATATTGGATAGAAAACTGGGAAACGGCGTTCCCTTAAGACAGCAAGCTCAGTTAGCCATAGCAGGTGGAGCAACGGCCATACAGTTGCGTGACAAAGAAATGAAAGGGCGGGATTACTATCAAGCAGCTCTGGTGATAAAAGACGTTTGCAAAGAAAACAATGTGCTTTTCATCGTAAATGATAGGCTTGATGTGGCATTGGCTGCCGAAGCTGACGGAGTGCATTTAGGGCAAGAAGATTTACCCCTGCATGCGGCAAAAAAACTAGCACCTCCTGGATTTATTATAGGCATCTCAGCAGTAAACGTGGAACAGGCAAAGTTAGCAGAGAAAGGCGGCGCAGACTACTTGGGTGTGGGAGACGTTTTTGGTACTGCGAGCAAACCCGATGCTAAGCTAACAGGTGTTGACATGCTCAAAATGATTTGTCAAAGCACTTCTTTGCCCTGTGTTGCCATCGGAGGAATAAATGTGAACAACGCAAAAATTGTATTGGATGCTGGAGCCATAGGCATTGCTGTAATATCTGCGGTGGTTTCTCAGAAGGATATCACTGGTGCCGCTAAAGCCCTCAGAGAATTGATACCTTAA
- a CDS encoding ribonucleoside triphosphate reductase, whose translation MFESIRKRDGRIVPFEAEKITNAIAKAGQATGEFDRDVAQKLMIKVVNVAQTVIKEEIPSVEQIQDIVEEVLLDSPYRKTAKAYIIYREDHAKMREIVSKANSDLVDQYLERIDWQVNENSNMSFSLQGLNNYISSEISKVYWLNRIYPKEIRQAHLNGDFHIHDLGTLSVYCVGWDLIDLLRYGFKGAGSGKVESKPAKHFRSALGQVVNFFYTLQGEAAGAQAFSNFDTLLAPFIRYDGLSYREVKQAVQEFLFNVNVPTRVGFQTPFTNITLDLTPPKHLANQPVIIGGEFQEAVYGDFQKEMDMLNRAFLEVMLEGDAKGRPFTFPIPTYNITEDFDWDNENMELLWEITAKYGIPYFSNFINSDMKPEDVRSMCCRLRINTQKLERKGGGLFGANPKTGSIGVVTINLPRLAYLCHSEEEFFEALAKMMDLAKNSLEIKRKVLERFTEQGLYPYTKFYLKDIKNTFGGYWKNHFSTIGLIGMNEACLNLLGTDIGSEEGHRFALKTLDFMRERLIQYQEETSNNYNLEATPAEGTSYRLAKIDKEKYPDIVCANEAHWKEGAEPFYTNSTQLPVNYTDDIFEALDLQDELQTKYTGGTVMHLFVGERISDPRTVKLLVKRICEKYRLPYFTVTPTFSICPNHGYLSGEHDKCPECGSETEVYSRVVGYLRPVKQWNHGKKEEFRMRKTFKV comes from the coding sequence ATGTTTGAGAGTATCCGAAAAAGAGACGGCCGCATTGTGCCTTTTGAAGCAGAGAAAATAACAAATGCCATAGCAAAAGCTGGACAAGCTACAGGAGAATTTGACAGGGACGTTGCGCAAAAGCTAATGATAAAGGTAGTAAACGTGGCTCAAACTGTAATCAAGGAAGAAATCCCATCGGTAGAACAAATTCAAGACATAGTAGAAGAAGTCCTCTTGGATTCTCCTTACCGCAAAACAGCCAAAGCTTACATAATTTATCGAGAAGATCATGCCAAAATGAGAGAAATCGTTTCAAAAGCTAACTCCGACTTAGTGGATCAATACCTTGAACGTATTGACTGGCAGGTTAATGAAAACAGCAACATGTCATTTTCTTTGCAGGGCTTGAACAACTACATATCTTCTGAAATAAGTAAGGTTTATTGGCTTAACCGTATTTACCCGAAGGAAATAAGGCAAGCGCATCTAAACGGCGATTTTCACATACATGATTTGGGAACTCTTTCGGTTTACTGCGTTGGCTGGGATTTAATCGACCTACTCCGTTATGGATTCAAGGGCGCAGGCTCGGGAAAAGTGGAAAGCAAACCAGCTAAGCACTTCCGCAGTGCCCTGGGGCAGGTAGTAAACTTCTTCTACACACTTCAAGGAGAGGCTGCTGGAGCTCAAGCTTTTTCCAATTTTGATACGTTACTCGCCCCTTTTATTAGATACGATGGTTTGTCCTATCGCGAGGTCAAGCAAGCCGTGCAGGAATTCCTTTTCAACGTAAACGTGCCCACGAGAGTGGGTTTCCAAACACCTTTTACGAACATTACTCTGGACCTCACACCACCAAAGCACTTGGCAAATCAACCCGTCATTATAGGCGGTGAGTTTCAAGAAGCCGTCTACGGCGACTTCCAAAAGGAAATGGACATGCTTAACAGAGCTTTCTTGGAAGTCATGTTGGAGGGTGATGCTAAAGGAAGGCCTTTCACCTTTCCCATTCCTACTTACAACATTACCGAGGACTTTGACTGGGACAACGAGAATATGGAGCTTCTGTGGGAAATTACGGCAAAGTACGGCATACCCTATTTCTCCAACTTCATCAACTCCGATATGAAGCCGGAAGATGTGAGATCCATGTGCTGCCGACTGCGAATCAATACTCAGAAACTGGAAAGAAAAGGCGGAGGGTTGTTCGGAGCTAATCCGAAAACAGGAAGCATTGGTGTGGTCACTATAAATCTGCCCAGATTGGCATATTTGTGCCACAGCGAAGAGGAGTTTTTTGAGGCACTGGCAAAGATGATGGATTTAGCCAAGAACAGCCTCGAGATAAAGAGAAAGGTCTTAGAACGGTTCACAGAACAGGGACTTTATCCTTACACAAAGTTCTATCTAAAGGATATTAAGAATACGTTTGGCGGTTACTGGAAGAATCACTTCTCCACCATCGGCCTCATTGGCATGAATGAAGCTTGCCTAAATCTACTTGGAACTGATATTGGTAGTGAAGAAGGGCACCGGTTCGCTTTAAAAACTCTTGATTTCATGCGTGAGAGGCTCATTCAATATCAAGAAGAAACATCTAACAACTACAACTTGGAAGCTACGCCAGCAGAGGGCACTTCTTACCGATTGGCCAAAATTGATAAGGAGAAATATCCAGATATCGTCTGTGCAAACGAAGCACATTGGAAAGAAGGTGCGGAGCCTTTTTATACCAACTCCACTCAGCTACCTGTTAACTACACCGATGACATATTTGAAGCATTGGATTTACAGGATGAGCTGCAAACAAAATACACTGGTGGCACAGTGATGCACTTGTTTGTGGGAGAAAGGATCTCTGACCCACGTACGGTAAAGTTACTGGTGAAAAGAATCTGTGAGAAGTATAGACTCCCCTACTTTACTGTTACACCAACATTCAGCATATGCCCGAACCACGGTTATCTTTCAGGTGAGCATGATAAGTGTCCAGAGTGCGGCAGTGAGACCGAGGTTTACTCGAGGGTTGTAGGTTATTTGCGACCTGTAAAGCAGTGGAATCATGGTAAGAAGGAAGAGTTTAGAATGAGAAAGACCTTCAAAGTTTAG
- a CDS encoding anaerobic ribonucleoside-triphosphate reductase activating protein, whose amino-acid sequence MIIGGLQKFSLIDYPGKISAILFTRGCNFRCPYCHNPELVDPQQYAEPWQEEEFWAFLQSRTQKLDAVVVTGGEPTLQEDLQPFLEKIRKMGFLIKLDTNGSNPDVLKDLLSANLVDYIAMDIKAPLEKYSEVTKVPVDKPDIEKSIELIKQSTVDHEFRTTIARNILSREDIVNIAKMLQGEKLYILQRCVPTKILDPLFLAQFEPYTHEELEQIANLTENYVLQCLVR is encoded by the coding sequence ATGATTATTGGTGGATTGCAGAAATTCTCTTTGATTGATTATCCTGGAAAGATAAGCGCCATCCTCTTTACAAGAGGCTGCAATTTTCGCTGCCCGTACTGCCACAACCCAGAACTTGTAGACCCACAGCAGTATGCTGAACCATGGCAGGAAGAAGAGTTCTGGGCGTTTCTTCAAAGCAGAACACAAAAACTGGATGCGGTAGTCGTTACAGGCGGCGAGCCAACGCTACAAGAAGATCTTCAGCCATTTTTAGAGAAAATTAGGAAGATGGGATTTCTCATAAAACTTGATACGAACGGCAGTAATCCAGACGTTCTAAAAGACTTACTTTCTGCAAACTTGGTAGATTACATTGCCATGGATATAAAGGCACCTTTGGAGAAATACTCAGAGGTGACAAAGGTGCCAGTAGATAAACCAGACATTGAAAAAAGCATTGAGCTAATAAAACAATCCACTGTAGACCATGAATTTCGCACCACAATAGCGAGAAATATTCTTTCAAGAGAAGACATAGTAAACATTGCAAAAATGCTTCAAGGTGAGAAGCTGTACATCCTGCAACGTTGCGTACCAACAAAAATACTAGACCCCTTGTTCCTTGCACAGTTTGAACCTTACACTCATGAAGAGCTTGAACAAATAGCAAATCTAACTGAAAATTACGTATTACAGTGCTTAGTACGATAA
- a CDS encoding ABC transporter ATP-binding protein — protein MIELTGVTKIYRSGVKAVDNLSLTVQSGELFGFIGPNGAGKSTTIKMMVGLLEPTSGSIKIDGYDIRTQPLEVKKSIAYVPDNPDIYEKLTGIEYLNFIADVYDVPSHLRQERLNYLLDAFDMTNAIGGLIEGYSHGMRQKTVLIGALLHNPSVWILDEPMVGLDPRSAFQLKKMMREHCDQGHTVFFSTHVLEVAERLCDRIGIIDRGRLVACGTLEELRHGQRNESLEELFLQLTDEETVQGAQSEQQ, from the coding sequence TTGATTGAACTTACAGGGGTCACAAAGATTTACAGGAGCGGTGTAAAGGCAGTCGATAACCTGAGCCTCACAGTTCAGTCCGGTGAGCTTTTCGGCTTCATCGGTCCTAACGGGGCTGGCAAGTCTACTACTATTAAAATGATGGTTGGCCTGTTAGAACCTACTTCTGGCTCTATCAAGATTGATGGCTATGATATACGCACTCAACCACTGGAAGTGAAAAAGTCCATCGCATACGTACCTGACAACCCTGATATTTACGAAAAGCTAACTGGTATTGAATATTTGAATTTCATAGCTGATGTGTACGATGTGCCATCGCACCTGCGTCAAGAACGCCTGAATTATTTGCTGGATGCTTTTGACATGACTAATGCCATAGGTGGGCTCATAGAAGGCTATTCACACGGTATGCGGCAAAAAACCGTACTCATTGGTGCACTTCTGCATAATCCTTCAGTATGGATCTTGGACGAACCCATGGTGGGTTTGGATCCGCGTTCGGCTTTTCAACTTAAGAAGATGATGAGAGAACACTGCGATCAGGGGCACACGGTATTTTTCTCCACGCACGTACTGGAAGTAGCAGAAAGGCTTTGCGACCGCATAGGCATCATTGACAGGGGCCGCTTAGTCGCCTGTGGTACGCTTGAGGAGCTGCGTCACGGACAACGCAACGAATCGCTTGAAGAGCTATTCCTGCAGTTAACTGATGAAGAAACAGTACAAGGTGCGCAAAGTGAACAGCAATAA
- a CDS encoding putative ABC transporter permease subunit → MKKQYKVRKVNSNNRAFLSLVKTQLKVQFNLSALRYKIFKNKRTLMQTLFAVLIMLFLLFLFFGFFSTAFNLVVKAGFMVGQPELVLVVALLSAQLLGLVTGIFTLMSTFYYSKDLPMLITMPFKPWQIIATKLLVTQITLYTLLVPLLVAGIGLYAYYIQVGAMYWIVAAIVTLTSPLLPLSIAAVIVVILMRFVNLTKNRTIFTVLGSLVGAAIGIGIQLFSQRLTTMGNAPEILSEQANILKAVSAAFPPSLWGAKAIALPNAQGLLYLLLFLGVSFAAFICMLAISEQVFYKAAIAGMESTAPQKRLTRKEISKASNTTRSHTMALFSKEWKLFWRTPLFLSNALSPFIIFFIAVFLPMITSSSGGQRGNDLSQLLNVPNGDLIVNFILAGILLMSIAMNSVSYTAFSREGSTYWMSLTIPVERREQVNAKLMNCVAIETVFATLITVAFSLLLRRSLSDTVMVLALLVPAMIPPICVNMALDALMPKLDWVTPQQLFKRGIFTLLFFLLSLIPVGIMGATAIFLLNKQVSANLIYVSIICLSVVIAAITYELLLMASKNFYKLPQ, encoded by the coding sequence ATGAAGAAACAGTACAAGGTGCGCAAAGTGAACAGCAATAATAGAGCCTTCCTTTCGTTAGTCAAAACCCAGTTAAAAGTGCAGTTCAATTTGTCTGCCCTCAGATACAAGATCTTCAAGAACAAGCGCACCTTGATGCAGACGCTTTTTGCAGTCTTGATCATGCTTTTTTTGCTGTTCCTTTTCTTTGGCTTCTTTAGTACTGCTTTCAACTTAGTTGTAAAAGCAGGTTTTATGGTTGGACAGCCAGAGCTTGTATTGGTGGTAGCACTGCTTTCTGCTCAGCTGCTTGGGTTGGTCACAGGCATCTTTACCTTGATGAGCACTTTCTACTATTCTAAAGACTTGCCCATGCTTATTACGATGCCATTCAAACCTTGGCAGATAATTGCAACAAAGCTATTGGTCACACAGATTACCTTATACACTCTACTTGTTCCCCTTTTGGTAGCAGGCATAGGGCTTTATGCTTACTACATACAGGTAGGTGCGATGTACTGGATAGTTGCTGCCATTGTGACTTTGACGTCTCCCCTTCTTCCACTTTCAATAGCAGCAGTCATTGTCGTTATCTTGATGCGTTTTGTGAATCTGACAAAGAACAGAACCATATTTACTGTACTTGGTTCCTTGGTTGGCGCAGCTATTGGCATCGGTATCCAACTGTTTTCACAGCGCTTGACCACCATGGGCAATGCACCAGAGATCCTTTCGGAGCAGGCAAACATACTGAAGGCTGTTAGTGCCGCATTCCCACCTTCGCTATGGGGTGCAAAAGCTATTGCATTACCTAATGCACAGGGACTACTGTACCTTCTCCTTTTTCTTGGTGTGTCATTTGCTGCTTTTATTTGTATGCTTGCCATATCAGAGCAGGTGTTTTACAAGGCTGCCATTGCAGGCATGGAATCAACTGCACCTCAGAAGAGGCTAACACGCAAGGAAATCTCTAAGGCCTCTAATACAACAAGAAGCCATACCATGGCGCTTTTTTCTAAAGAATGGAAACTTTTCTGGCGAACGCCACTTTTCTTAAGTAATGCTTTGTCCCCTTTCATAATCTTTTTTATTGCAGTGTTTTTGCCCATGATCACATCTTCCAGCGGAGGGCAAAGGGGGAACGACTTAAGCCAGCTACTAAATGTCCCCAATGGCGATCTCATAGTGAACTTCATATTGGCCGGTATTTTGTTAATGAGCATTGCCATGAACTCCGTAAGTTACACAGCGTTTAGCAGAGAAGGAAGCACTTACTGGATGTCTTTAACCATACCCGTGGAAAGAAGGGAACAAGTAAATGCAAAACTTATGAACTGTGTTGCCATTGAGACTGTTTTTGCAACATTGATAACCGTAGCTTTCTCCCTGCTACTTCGTAGGTCGCTGTCGGACACAGTTATGGTGCTTGCATTGCTTGTTCCTGCCATGATTCCGCCCATCTGTGTAAACATGGCACTCGACGCTTTGATGCCTAAACTCGACTGGGTAACACCACAACAACTCTTCAAACGTGGAATCTTTACACTATTGTTTTTCCTTTTATCTCTTATACCAGTGGGTATCATGGGGGCAACTGCCATCTTCCTTCTAAACAAACAAGTGAGTGCTAACCTCATTTACGTAAGCATAATTTGTTTATCCGTAGTGATTGCAGCAATTACCTATGAACTGCTACTCATGGCTTCCAAAAACTTTTACAAACTTCCACAGTAA
- a CDS encoding methionine synthase has protein sequence MAKVYVPEKATCMPDKKVFLARAGARYAFLVKEKDFMERANRLFLEGFSHIDPVIYYITSDSQTLLPQLLPSIFQGVKQVTVFLSTLGEEIDNLISSYLNRGKTFDAFLLDAWASEALETLNESFDKELRQKFGEGTMRFSPGYGDVDVRMNQYIVKELIRVENVRVLSSGEMVPRKTTTCMIGWYQ, from the coding sequence GTGGCAAAGGTTTATGTACCAGAAAAGGCAACCTGCATGCCTGACAAGAAGGTTTTCCTGGCGCGCGCTGGAGCGCGCTATGCGTTTCTTGTCAAAGAAAAAGACTTCATGGAACGAGCAAACAGACTGTTCTTAGAGGGCTTTTCCCACATTGATCCTGTGATCTACTACATCACCAGTGACTCACAAACGCTCCTGCCACAACTCCTGCCTAGCATATTCCAGGGAGTGAAACAAGTAACTGTTTTTCTTTCTACGCTTGGAGAAGAAATTGACAATCTAATCAGCTCATATCTGAATCGAGGTAAAACCTTTGATGCGTTCTTGCTAGATGCCTGGGCATCAGAAGCATTAGAAACCCTCAATGAAAGCTTTGATAAGGAACTGCGCCAGAAGTTTGGAGAAGGTACTATGAGGTTCTCTCCTGGTTACGGAGATGTGGATGTCCGCATGAATCAATACATTGTGAAGGAGCTGATCAGAGTGGAAAACGTAAGAGTACTAAGCAGTGGCGAAATGGTACCTCGGAAAACAACCACTTGCATGATTGGGTGGTATCAATGA
- a CDS encoding homocysteine S-methyltransferase family protein has protein sequence MNRKTFLELLSERVLFLDGAYGTEFFKQGYKGAVELLNIDTPKVVEDLQKAYAEAGADVVLTNTFSANRLKLRSMGLEEYIRKINENAVKIARHAAPGKLVLGDMSSTGMFVRPLGDLDFEEAYNVFREQAALLIDAGVDGIIVETMSDLKELKAAILAIRNVSTDIPLIAHMTFEADGISVTGTSVEIFATLMNDLDVDVVGINCTLEPKDMLPVFMRLAEYCHKPLSVEPNAGKPLYNKGVLTYKSTPEEFAVYMADFVELGANLVGGCCGTGPDHIALMSKYVGKQKPRQRTVRNDQFLSSRTVIKTVEPFLVIGERINASGRKKLQKSFQDMDYTEILNLARKQEEEGSAVIDVNLGIEKLLTHEHFKQAVLELDRVSSLPLSLDIQDAAFLETAMREYVGRPLINSALAREEHLNSRLALLKKYGGMLIVLTMEKDIPQTAQERLSVAKKAVEIIKANGVDLKRVFFDPLVLPLGAGSDYHVTLNTIKLLTESGLQTSIGLSNLSFGLPNRESINAAFLGLSVENGLSAAILNSKEATTMNVLQGCLALKGKQLGTTQNAIDDELVNLIVKGQKDALLEFTKQQLKEHDPLYVSQHILAEAMQKVGELYAKGVIYLPHLILAAETVQPCFDYLNSLLGEAQVKLGKVLLATVHGDIHDIGKNIVATVLRSGGFDVYDVGKDVPAHTILEACQEYKPDIVGLSAMMTTTVSRVKEVVDMLKANNIQAFVIAGGASMNRQLADEFGVEYAKDAMEALQICKAFMERKGGNEP, from the coding sequence ATGAACAGAAAAACATTCTTAGAACTGTTAAGTGAACGTGTTTTATTTCTTGATGGTGCCTATGGTACGGAGTTTTTCAAGCAGGGTTACAAAGGCGCGGTGGAACTGCTTAATATTGACACCCCCAAAGTAGTAGAAGATCTTCAGAAAGCGTACGCTGAGGCAGGAGCTGATGTTGTACTTACCAATACCTTCAGTGCTAACCGCCTAAAACTGCGATCCATGGGGTTGGAAGAGTACATAAGAAAAATAAATGAGAACGCTGTGAAGATTGCCCGCCACGCAGCTCCCGGCAAATTGGTACTTGGTGATATGTCTTCCACGGGCATGTTTGTAAGGCCTCTGGGCGACTTGGATTTTGAAGAAGCATACAACGTATTTCGAGAACAAGCCGCGCTGCTCATTGACGCTGGAGTAGACGGCATCATTGTGGAGACCATGTCCGACTTGAAAGAGCTAAAAGCAGCCATATTGGCCATCCGCAACGTATCAACGGATATACCGCTCATTGCCCACATGACTTTTGAAGCAGATGGTATCAGTGTTACGGGAACATCAGTGGAGATTTTTGCAACTTTGATGAACGATTTAGATGTGGACGTAGTTGGCATAAACTGCACCTTGGAACCAAAGGACATGCTTCCCGTGTTCATGCGATTAGCAGAATATTGCCACAAGCCCCTCTCTGTGGAACCCAACGCAGGTAAACCCTTGTATAACAAAGGTGTGCTTACGTATAAAAGCACACCGGAAGAATTTGCAGTTTACATGGCAGATTTTGTGGAATTGGGAGCAAACTTGGTGGGCGGCTGCTGTGGTACTGGTCCAGACCATATAGCGCTCATGAGCAAGTATGTGGGGAAGCAAAAACCACGTCAGAGAACTGTAAGAAATGACCAGTTTTTGTCATCACGCACTGTGATAAAAACTGTAGAACCGTTTTTGGTAATCGGGGAACGCATAAACGCCAGTGGACGTAAAAAGCTACAGAAGAGCTTCCAGGATATGGACTACACAGAGATACTCAATTTGGCACGCAAGCAAGAAGAAGAGGGCTCCGCAGTTATTGACGTAAACTTGGGCATAGAAAAGCTGCTCACTCATGAACACTTTAAACAAGCCGTACTGGAATTAGATAGGGTTTCTTCTTTACCTCTTTCCTTGGACATACAAGACGCAGCCTTTTTGGAAACGGCCATGCGTGAATACGTGGGCAGGCCGCTTATCAACTCAGCTCTGGCAAGAGAAGAACACCTTAACAGTAGGCTAGCTCTGCTAAAGAAGTACGGGGGCATGCTCATTGTACTTACCATGGAGAAAGACATTCCACAGACTGCACAGGAACGCTTAAGTGTGGCAAAAAAAGCTGTAGAAATCATTAAAGCTAACGGTGTTGACCTAAAAAGGGTGTTTTTTGATCCATTAGTTTTGCCACTAGGGGCTGGCAGTGACTACCATGTAACACTAAATACCATTAAATTGCTCACGGAATCTGGCTTACAAACTTCCATAGGGCTGTCCAATTTAAGCTTTGGTCTGCCAAATAGGGAAAGTATTAATGCCGCTTTCCTAGGGCTAAGTGTGGAAAACGGACTCAGCGCCGCCATATTGAACAGCAAGGAAGCCACCACTATGAACGTTCTTCAAGGATGTCTGGCGCTGAAGGGCAAACAGCTTGGTACGACGCAGAACGCCATTGATGACGAGCTGGTAAACCTCATAGTAAAGGGGCAAAAAGATGCGTTGCTGGAGTTCACCAAGCAACAGCTAAAGGAGCATGATCCACTTTATGTGAGTCAACACATTCTGGCTGAAGCCATGCAAAAAGTGGGTGAGCTTTATGCAAAAGGCGTTATTTACCTGCCACACCTCATATTAGCAGCAGAAACAGTCCAGCCTTGTTTTGATTACCTAAACAGCCTATTGGGTGAGGCACAGGTAAAACTGGGAAAAGTACTTCTTGCCACAGTTCACGGAGATATTCATGACATTGGGAAGAACATAGTAGCCACCGTACTAAGAAGCGGTGGTTTCGATGTTTATGATGTGGGCAAAGACGTCCCAGCTCACACCATTCTTGAAGCTTGCCAAGAGTACAAGCCCGATATTGTGGGCCTGTCAGCCATGATGACCACCACCGTATCGCGAGTGAAAGAAGTGGTGGATATGCTCAAGGCGAACAACATACAAGCCTTTGTCATAGCCGGCGGAGCCTCCATGAACAGACAACTGGCAGATGAATTCGGTGTGGAGTACGCAAAAGATGCCATGGAAGCACTGCAAATCTGCAAAGCCTTCATGGAAAGAAAAGGTGGCAATGAGCCGTGA
- a CDS encoding aspartate kinase encodes MKSIVLKFGGSTLKSKGDLEKIQNILRLRQTPFVLVVSAVNGVTNMLKEALDNLATLDIEEFLENMEHIYQAFLRNPSLELHQRVFAIRDFLLGAQLIGEAPPFVYDYVLSHGERCSSLLLTIHLNGRGITCSEMLPEQFGLITDGTYGNATVDLSQTEAHVKQHFEEDQNYVVPGFYGVCDGKVTVLGRGGSDYTATSLAYCLSAERVELYKDVPGFMSCDPKFLKEAKPIRQLSYDEAAELSYFGAKILHHSAIEPASKGHIPVHIYNMNTFNSQEGPDTVISADSCITHGVVKSISFTDDVAVIQFAGENVGRVPGILGTIASTLGNANINIKSVITSQTSINVLISKQDIDKCKKATQRMNIPHVENILYKADISLIAAVGDGLLKRHSVAARIFSAVSKQGINVEMISAGASNVTIYFLVRTADRQKALKAIHEEFFSGGEQNP; translated from the coding sequence GTGAAAAGCATTGTCTTGAAATTTGGTGGTTCCACGCTGAAAAGCAAAGGTGATTTGGAAAAGATTCAAAACATTTTGCGGCTGCGTCAAACACCGTTTGTACTCGTGGTATCAGCCGTTAACGGCGTAACTAACATGCTAAAAGAGGCACTCGATAATCTAGCAACCTTGGACATCGAAGAGTTTCTTGAGAACATGGAGCATATTTATCAGGCTTTTTTGCGAAACCCGTCCTTAGAGCTGCACCAACGCGTATTTGCCATAAGGGATTTCCTTCTCGGTGCTCAGCTCATAGGTGAAGCCCCTCCATTCGTTTACGATTACGTTCTCAGTCACGGAGAACGCTGCTCTTCTCTGCTACTCACAATCCATCTTAATGGCCGCGGCATAACCTGCTCAGAAATGCTTCCAGAACAGTTCGGTCTCATAACTGATGGCACTTACGGGAATGCCACAGTGGACCTAAGTCAAACAGAAGCCCACGTGAAACAGCATTTTGAAGAAGATCAAAATTACGTGGTCCCCGGATTTTACGGTGTTTGCGATGGCAAGGTCACCGTACTAGGCAGAGGAGGTAGCGATTACACAGCCACTTCACTTGCTTATTGCCTGAGTGCTGAAAGGGTTGAGCTGTACAAGGATGTACCTGGTTTCATGAGCTGTGACCCAAAATTCCTAAAAGAAGCAAAACCCATAAGGCAGCTCAGCTACGATGAAGCAGCAGAGCTTTCTTACTTTGGAGCCAAAATTCTTCACCATTCTGCTATTGAACCAGCTAGCAAGGGGCACATTCCCGTACACATTTACAACATGAACACATTCAATTCGCAAGAAGGACCCGACACAGTTATCTCTGCTGATTCTTGCATAACCCACGGTGTGGTAAAGAGCATTTCTTTCACTGACGATGTAGCCGTAATCCAGTTTGCCGGAGAAAATGTAGGAAGAGTACCAGGTATTTTAGGTACCATTGCATCCACTCTGGGCAACGCGAACATAAACATAAAGTCCGTTATAACTTCGCAGACCAGCATTAATGTGCTGATTTCCAAACAAGACATCGATAAATGCAAGAAAGCCACGCAGCGCATGAACATCCCTCATGTGGAAAACATTCTTTACAAGGCAGACATATCTCTTATCGCAGCTGTGGGTGACGGCTTACTTAAAAGACACAGTGTGGCAGCACGCATATTCTCTGCAGTATCCAAACAAGGAATAAATGTTGAAATGATATCAGCTGGGGCATCAAACGTAACCATTTATTTCCTTGTGCGCACAGCAGACAGGCAAAAGGCATTAAAAGCCATCCATGAAGAGTTTTTCAGTGGAGGTGAACAGAACCCATGA